A single genomic interval of Stieleria maiorica harbors:
- the tal gene encoding transaldolase, translating into MNDASASTSQLDQLKQFTKVVADTGDFESMREFAPQDATTNPSLILAASGQPQYAHLIEQAIDEHAGGTLSGQERIDSILNRVLILFGKEILKIVPGRVSTEVDARLSFDTQGTIELAQRLIDLYAAEGIDRDRVLIKIASTWEGIRAAEVLEKEGIHCNLTLLFSLPQAIACAEAKVQLISPFVGRIYDWYKKSTGQEYSGADDPGVQSVRQIYQYYKKFGYKTEVMGASFRNVGQIIELAGSDLLTISPNLLAELQSSTDPIEKKLDEAAAKQSDVEKVSMDENTFRFQLNEDAMATEKTAEGIRRFAADIRKLETMISEKAEATV; encoded by the coding sequence GTGAACGACGCCTCCGCTTCAACCAGCCAGCTCGACCAACTCAAACAGTTCACCAAAGTGGTCGCGGACACCGGTGATTTCGAATCGATGCGGGAATTCGCACCGCAAGACGCCACGACCAACCCCTCGTTGATCTTGGCCGCATCCGGCCAGCCGCAATACGCCCACCTGATCGAACAGGCGATCGATGAACACGCCGGCGGAACACTGTCCGGACAGGAACGCATCGACAGCATCCTCAATCGTGTGCTGATCCTGTTCGGCAAAGAAATTTTGAAAATCGTTCCCGGGCGGGTGTCGACCGAAGTGGACGCCCGTTTGTCGTTTGACACCCAAGGCACCATCGAACTGGCCCAGCGGCTGATCGACCTGTACGCCGCCGAAGGCATCGACCGGGATCGAGTGCTGATCAAAATCGCGTCGACGTGGGAAGGCATCCGGGCGGCCGAAGTGCTGGAAAAGGAAGGCATTCACTGCAATTTGACGCTGCTGTTTTCGCTGCCCCAAGCGATCGCCTGTGCCGAAGCCAAGGTGCAATTGATCTCGCCCTTCGTCGGCCGGATCTATGACTGGTACAAGAAGTCGACCGGCCAGGAATACAGCGGTGCGGACGATCCCGGCGTCCAATCGGTCCGCCAGATCTACCAGTACTACAAGAAGTTTGGTTACAAGACGGAAGTCATGGGGGCCAGCTTCCGCAACGTCGGCCAGATCATCGAATTGGCCGGCAGTGACTTGTTGACGATCAGCCCCAATCTGCTGGCGGAATTGCAATCGTCGACCGATCCGATCGAAAAGAAATTGGACGAAGCGGCGGCCAAGCAGAGTGACGTCGAGAAGGTGTCGATGGATGAGAACACGTTCCGGTTCCAGCTGAACGAAGATGCGATGGCGACCGAGAAAACGGCCGAGGGGATCCGCCGCTTTGCCGCCGACATCCGCAAGCTGGAAACGATGATCAGCGAAAAAGCTGAAGCCACTGTTTAG